Proteins encoded within one genomic window of Hevea brasiliensis isolate MT/VB/25A 57/8 chromosome 8, ASM3005281v1, whole genome shotgun sequence:
- the LOC110650241 gene encoding CDP-diacylglycerol--glycerol-3-phosphate 3-phosphatidyltransferase 2 yields MAVLKLTVAASFCGKPYKWARSVTSTPGSASTTTTAAAAAPFITPQISSPSLSLSLNSNRSDWRRLTPCASFASNSSYYNSNGNNLLGFAFRGQKQFSLFSCNSSSSSSSNAPKTGGYSGSDSSSTGSGLADMGSENKVNGIDWYENNHLDSRNQSPSPSLQNCQSQQDSYHKLLTLPTILTLGRVAAVPLLVSTFYVDSWWGRTATTSIFIAAAVTDWLDGYLARKMRLGSAFGAFLDPVADKLMVAATLVLLCTRPLEVAIFGQLPWLLTVPSIAIIGREITMSAVREWAASQNSKLLEAVAVNNLGKWKTATQMIALTILLATRDSSLGGPGILVASGVVLLYISAGLSVWSLAVYMSKIWRVLLK; encoded by the exons ATGGCTGTCCTGAAACTGACCGTGGCAGCTTCTTTTTGCGGCAAACCCTACAAATGGGCCCGCTCTGTCACTTCCACCCCCGGCTCTGCCTCAACTACCACCACCGCCGCCGCAGCTGCTCCCTTTATTACCCCTCAAATTTCTTCACCCTCGCTATCTTTATCCCTAAATAGCAATAGAAGCGATTGGCGCAGGTTAACGCCCTGCGCATCCTTTGCCTCTAATAGTAGCTATTATAATAGCAATGGTAACAATTTATTAGGGTTTGCTTTTCGTGGCCAAAAGCAATTCTCTCTATTTTCTTGCAATTCtagctcctcctcctcctccaacGCTCCAAAAACGGGAGGTTACTCTGGGTCCGATTCGTCGTCTACCGGATCGGGTCTAGCAGATATGGGGTCCGAGAACAAGGTTAACGGGATTGATTGGTACGAGAATAACCATTTAGACAGTCGGAATCAGTCGCCGTCGCCGTCTTTGCAAAATTGCCAAAGTCAACAAGATTCCTATCATAAATTGCTCACGCTGCCTACCATTTTAACCCTCGGCCGTGTCGCTGCTGTGCCGCTTCTCGTTAGCA CTTTTTATGTGGATAGTTGGTGGGGGAGAACTGCTACAACAAGTATTTTCATTGCTGCAGCAGTTACTGATTGGCTTGATGGATACCTAGCCCGAAAG ATGAGGTTAGGCTCTGCCTTTGGTGCATTTTTGGATCCAGTGGCTGATAAA CTTATGGTTGCTGCCACCTTGGTCTTATTGTGTACTAGACCTCTGGAAGTTGCAATCTTTGGACAATTACCATGGCTACTGACTGTACCATCAATAGCCATAATTGGTCGGGAG ATAACCATGTCTGCCGTCAGAGAATGGGCTGCTTCACAGAATAGTAAACTCTTGGAG GCTGTTGCTGTTAATAACTTGGGGAAGTGGAAAACTGCAACACAGATGATTGCACTAACCATCCTCCTGGCTACCAGAGACAGCAG TCTTGGAGGACCTGGGATTTTGGTAGCTTCTGGTGTTGTTTTGCTTTATATCTCAGCAGGTCTTTCAGTATGGTCTCTGGCTGTGTACATGAGTAAGATATGGAGAGTGTTGCTGAAGTAG
- the LOC110650242 gene encoding protein IN2-1 homolog B isoform X2 has translation MTGTLAFLSELRDIVPCSVGLPNGEKTLAVKEGTVLLGGDLKLQRVLYVPNLNCNLISVSQLLNDSNLVIQLTNKICAIQDLNSRNLIGAGEQREGLYFLKGVTSVHACKVPSMEHDNEVKGESLDLVKYIDSNFDGPSLFPDDPAKKELAEELFAYTDSFNKALVSLFKGDANEAGTALDFIETSLSKYNDGPFFLGQFSLVDIVYAPFIERFQPALLDVRKYDITEGRPNLAAWIEEMNKIEAYDQTRRDPKEMLKPARNAFWLISEVCCCHEV, from the exons ATGACAGGAACGTTGGCATTTTTAAGTGAATTACGTGACATTGTGCCATGCTCAGTCGggttacctaatggagaaaagaccttggcggtgaaagaaggaactgtgttgcttggaggagacttgaaattgcaacgagtcctttatgtgccaaatttgaattgcaatctgatctctgtatcacaactacttaatgattcaaatttggttattcaactcactaacaaaatttgtgctatacaggacctaaattcgaggaacctgattggagcgggtgagcaacgcgaggggctgtactttctcaagggagtgacatcggtacatgcttgcaag GTACCTTCAATGGAACATGATAATGAAGTCAAAGGAGAGTCTCTTGATTTGGTTAAGTACATTGACAGTAACTTTGATGGGCCATCACTTTTCCCTGAT GATCCTGCAAAGAAAGAGTTAGCAGAAGAGTTGTTTGCCTACACCGACTCGTTCAACAAAGCTCTAGTTTCCTTGTTCAAAGGAGATGCAAATGAAGCCG GTACTGCACTTGATTTCATTGAAACATCTCTTTCCAAATATAATGATGGACCCTTTTTCCTTGGCCAGTTCAGTTTG GTGGATATCGTGTATGCTCCATTCATTGAAAGATTTCAGCCTGCCTTGTTGGATGTAAGGAAATATGATATCACTGAAGGCCGACCTAATCTGGCTGCTTGGATTGAG GAGATGAACAAAATTGAGGCCTACGATCAAACCCGGCGAGATCCAAAGGAGATGTTGAAACCTGCAAGAAATGCTTTTTG GCTCATCTCTGAAGTCTGTTGTTGCCATGAAGTCTGA
- the LOC131182153 gene encoding uncharacterized protein LOC131182153: MARTKRKTPAAIAASSSSLPSEDLPVTALRKKLKEKKKTLETESTSASSDPSKVVEPAVSAPEKKKGRKMHGIGTQRKKGAAQSSGSVDKALLDCKFIKWDYFDQVNFQFKELFEFQEWMNVCECTNAYYPRLVQEFYRTLRIVDEEDKFEVALNDNAYVISVELIAKALKLPNDGNKISTHRDVARVPGFNLAEFENEVFPANTATSEKSTSTKAFQHIKIIHSMVNYIFCPKSGSYGYLSYLDMCIMWHIVNRVRMNLAYLIFKNMCKAYGIGKLPYAHLLTTLFKELDINVSKESSRTDLIVLREIHSDTDGRKKRFEKGGSSSAKVDSDSQSEFMSELQGLRTSINEQFSTTHQSIELLRKFVDVVDYKVSHLLTQNEELKKLIVDLQQARETDFPTKIETAILANDASSPATQVSAHGNDGCEGTRLSESIAAVEHDSEQVLESEIEPAAKAPIEHVNEQVVKPEIEPAAEAPIEHGSEQVVEPESEPTVEFESGQITDPAVDTTQQKEASLKDQQENAPSQPSAAAAPPAKKGKKRSKSTMSNPY, encoded by the coding sequence ATGGCTCGCACTAAACGAAAAACCCCTGCTGCTATTGCTGCTTCGTCGTCCTCGTTGCCATCTGAAGATCTCCCCGTCACTGCATTACggaaaaaattaaaggaaaagaagaagacaCTAGAAACTGAATCGACTAGTGCATCCTCCGACCCATCTAAGGTAGTCGAACCTGCTGTATCGGcaccagaaaagaaaaaggggagaAAAATGCATGGGATTGGTACTCAACGCAAAAAGGGTGCTGCACAATCTTCGGGTTCTGTTGACAAAGCATTGCTTGAttgcaaattcatcaaatgggatTATTTTGatcaggtaaattttcaattcaaagaactctttgaatttcaagaatggatGAACGTGTGTGAGTGCACTAATGCATATTACCCGAGATTGGTTCAAGAATTCTATAGAACTTTAAGAATAGTTGATGAAGAAGATAAATTTGAAGTTGCTTTGAATGATAATGCGTATGTTATTTCTGTTGAGTTGATTGCTAAGGCTTTAAAATTgcctaatgatggaaataaaatctcTACTCATAGAGATGTTGCTAGAGTTCCAGGCTTTAACTTGGCTGAGTTTGAAAATGAGGTCTTTCCTGCCAACACTGCTACCAGTGAAAAGTCCACTAGCACAAAAGCTTTTCAACATATTaaaatcattcacagtatggtgaactatATTTTTTGTCCTAAGTCTGGCAGCTATGGTTATTTGAGTTACCTGGATATGTGCATCATGTGGCATATTGTTAACAGAGTAAGAATGAATTTGGCTTATCTAATTTTCAAGAATATGTgtaaagcttatgggattggaaaattgccTTATGCACATCTCTTGACTACTTTGTTTAAAGAGTTGGATATAAATGTCTCTAAGGAAAGTTCTAGGACAGATTTGattgtgcttagagaaattcaCTCCGATACTGATGGAAGAAAGAAACGGTTTGAAAAAGGCGGTTCTTCCTCAGCTAAAGTTGATTCAGATTCTCAAAGTGAGTttatgagtgagcttcaaggGCTAAGAACTTCTATTAATGAGCAATTTAGTACAACACATCAGTCTATTGAACTTCTGAGAAAATTTGTGGATGTGGTTGATTACAAAGTGAGTCATTtgcttactcaaaatgaggaattaaaGAAACTGATTGTAGATCTTCAGCAGGCAAGGGAAACTGATTTCCCAACCAAAATTGAGACTGCTATACTTGCAAATGATGCCTCTTCTCCTGCTACTCAGGTCTCTGCTCATGGTAATGATGGGTGTGAAGGTACTAGGCTTAGTGAGTCTATAGCTGCTGTGGAACATGACAGTGAACAAGTTCTTGAATCTGAAATTGAACCTGCAGCTAAAGCCCCTATTGAGCATGTGAATGAACAGGTTGTTAAACCTGAAATTGAACCTGCAGCTGAAGCCCCTATTGAGCATGGTAGTGAACAGGTTGTCGAACCTGAAAGTGAGCCAACTGTTGAGTTTGAGAGTGGACAAATTACAGACCCTGCAGTTGACACTACACAGCAAAAGGAAGCCTCTCTAAAGGATCAACAAGAGAATGCTCCATCTCAACCCTCTGCAGCTGCTGCACCTCCAGCCAAGAAAGGTAAAAAAAGATCTAAGTCTACGATGTCTAATCCATACTAG
- the LOC110650242 gene encoding protein IN2-1 homolog B isoform X1 produces MYARDLSIHFSFPFLPKNSARFVKANNPIKLHSRSLQFHQVAYFLRNLRAASASLSASMATGSWKEVLSPALTSTSEPPPIFDGTTRLYISYSCPYAQRVWITRNCKGLQDKIKLVPIDLQNRPTWYKEKVYPPNKVLMQVPSMEHDNEVKGESLDLVKYIDSNFDGPSLFPDDPAKKELAEELFAYTDSFNKALVSLFKGDANEAGTALDFIETSLSKYNDGPFFLGQFSLVDIVYAPFIERFQPALLDVRKYDITEGRPNLAAWIEEMNKIEAYDQTRRDPKEMLKPARNAFWLISEVCCCHEV; encoded by the exons ATGTATGCAAGGGATCTTTCTATCCATTTCTCTTTCCCTTTTCTTCCCAAGAATTCTGCTAGATTCGTAAAAGCTAACAATCCCATCAAATTACACTCTCGTTCGCTTCAGTTTCATCAAGTTGCTTATTTTCTGAGGAACCTAAGAGCTGCATCTGCATCTTTATCGGCTTCTATGGCTACAGG AAGTTGGAAAGAGGTTCTTTCGCCTGCTCTAACTTCTACCTCAGAGCCACCTCCTATCTTCGATGGAACAACAAG GTTGTACATATCGTATTCATGCCCATATGCTCAGCGTGTGTGGATTACTCGCAACTGTAAG GGATTGCAGGACAAGATCAAATTGGTTCCTATTGATCTGCAAAATAGACCCACCTGGTACAAGGAGAAAGTCTACCCTCCTAACAAG GTACTCATGCAGGTACCTTCAATGGAACATGATAATGAAGTCAAAGGAGAGTCTCTTGATTTGGTTAAGTACATTGACAGTAACTTTGATGGGCCATCACTTTTCCCTGAT GATCCTGCAAAGAAAGAGTTAGCAGAAGAGTTGTTTGCCTACACCGACTCGTTCAACAAAGCTCTAGTTTCCTTGTTCAAAGGAGATGCAAATGAAGCCG GTACTGCACTTGATTTCATTGAAACATCTCTTTCCAAATATAATGATGGACCCTTTTTCCTTGGCCAGTTCAGTTTG GTGGATATCGTGTATGCTCCATTCATTGAAAGATTTCAGCCTGCCTTGTTGGATGTAAGGAAATATGATATCACTGAAGGCCGACCTAATCTGGCTGCTTGGATTGAG GAGATGAACAAAATTGAGGCCTACGATCAAACCCGGCGAGATCCAAAGGAGATGTTGAAACCTGCAAGAAATGCTTTTTG GCTCATCTCTGAAGTCTGTTGTTGCCATGAAGTCTGA